The proteins below are encoded in one region of Helianthus annuus cultivar XRQ/B chromosome 2, HanXRQr2.0-SUNRISE, whole genome shotgun sequence:
- the LOC110904418 gene encoding T-complex protein 1 subunit gamma: MQSPVLVLKDSLTRESGSKVHHGNIQASKAVADIIRTTLGPRSMLKMLLDAAGGIVVTNDGNAILRELDVAHPAAKSMIELSRTQDEEVGDGTTSVIVLAGEMLHVAEAFIDKKYHPTVICRAYNKALEDALAVLDKISMSIDVNDRSMMLGLVKSCIGTKFTSQFGDLIADLALDATTTVGVDLGQGLREVDIKKYIKVEKIPGGQLEDSKVLKGVMFNKDVVVPGKMKRKIVNPRIILLDCPLEYKKGENQTNAELVREEDWAVLLKMEEEYIENLCAQILKFKPDLVITEKGLSDLACHYFSKAGVSAIRRLRKTDNNRIAKACGAVIVNRPDELQESDVGTGAGLFEVKKIGDEFFAYIVDCKDPKACTVLLRGASKDLLNEVERNLQDAMSVARNILKHPKLVPGGGATELTVSATLKQKSSSVEGIEKWPYEAAAVAFEAIPRTLAQNCGVNVIRTMTALQGKHANGENAWTGIDGNSGEIADMKELKIWDAYNVKAQTFKTAIEAACMLLRIDDIVSGIKKRQAPGASQPSKPTVETEGDADNEQMIPE, from the exons ATGCAGTCGCCGGTTCTCGTTCTCA AGGATTCGCTCACTCGTGAATCTGGAAGTAAGGTGCATCATGGAAATATCCAAGCTTCTAAG GCCGTGGCTGATATTATTCGTACCACATTGGGTCCAAGGTCAATGCTAAAGATGTTGCTTGATGCTGCAGGAG GAATTGTGGTCACTAATGACGGGAACGCCATTTTGCGGGAGTTGGATGTCGCTCACCCAGCTGCAAAG TCGATGATTGAACTAAGTCGCACCCAGGATGAGGAAGTTGGTGATGGAACTACATCAGTCATTGTTCTTG CTGGTGAGATGCTTCATGTTGCGGAAGCTTTCATAGACAAGAAGTATCACCCCACAGTTATTTGCCGAG CTTACAACAAGGCTCTTGAGGATGCTCTTGCTGTGTTGGACAAAATCTCCATGTCTATTGATGTGAACGATC GTTCGATGATGCTGGGATTGGTGAAGAGTTGTATTGGCACAAAGTTCACCAGTCAATTTGGAGATTTAATTGCA GATCTAGCACTTGACGCAACGACAACGGTCGGTGTCGATCTAGGCCAGGGCTTACGAGAAGTGGATATCAAAAAATACATAAAAGTCGAAAAAATCCCTGGTGGCCAGTTAGAAGATTCCAAAGTCCTCAAAGGTGTTATGTTCAACAAAGACGTCGTCGTGCCCGGAAAAATGAAACGAAAAATCGTAAACCCTCGTATCATCTTACTCGATTGCCCTCTTGAATACAAAAAGGGCGAGAATCAAACAAACGCCGAATTAGTCCGGGAAGAAGATTGGGCCGTACTgttaaaaatggaagaagaaTACATCGAAAACCTGTGCGCGCAAATACTCAAATTCAAACCCGATTTAGTGATCACCGAGAAAGGGCTTAGTGATTTGGCGTGTCATTATTTTAGTAAAGCGGGAGTTAGTGCAATTAGGAGGTTAAGGAAAACGGATAATAATCGGATTGCTAAGGCGTGTGGAGCGGTTATTGTGAATAGGCCCGATGAACTTCAAGAATCAGATGTTGGAACTGGTGCTGGGCTTTTTGAGGTTAAGAAAATCGGTGATGAGTTTTTTGCGTATATTGTGGATTGTAAAGATCCGAAAGCGTGTACGGTTCTTCTCAGAGGTGCCAGTAAGGATCTTTTGAATGAAGTTGAGCGGAACTTGCAG GATGCTATGTCAGTGGCTAGGAATATTCTAAAGCATCCAAAACTTGTACCCGGTGGTGGTGCAACTGAGTTGACCGTTTCCGCTACACTGAAGCAGAAGAGCTCATCAGTTGAAGGCATTGAAAAG TGGCCTTATGAAGCTGCAGCTGTGGCATTTGAGGCTATTCCAAGAACATTGGCACAAAACTGTGGTGTCAATGTTATTCGAACCATGACCGCACTTCAGGGAAAG CATGCAAATGGAGAGAATGCATGGACAGGAATAGATGGGAATTCTGGTGAAATTGCTGATATGAAAGAACTAAAG ATTTGGGATGCTTATAACGTGAAGGCTCAGACTTTCAAGACCGCCATTGAGGCCGCTTGTATGCTTTTAAGAATCGACGATATTGTAAGTGGAATAAAAAAGAGACAAGCCCCCGGAGCTAGCCAACCATCAAAACCCACTGTTGAGACAGAAGGGGACGCTGATAACGAGCAGATGATTCCCGAGTGA
- the LOC110904417 gene encoding 40S ribosomal protein S17 — MGRVRTKTVKKSSRQVIERYYSKMTLDFHTNKKILEEVAIIPSKRLRNKIAGFSTHLMKRIQKGPVRGISLKLQEEERERRMDFVPDESAIKVDRIEVDKETIELLASLGMSEMPGIVLKEDTPVVSGGIPGGYGGARGGRRY, encoded by the coding sequence ATGGGTCGAGTCCGCACCAAAACCGTGAAGAAATCCTCTCGTCAAGTAATCGAACGGTACTACTCAAAAATGACACTCGATTTCCACACAAACAAGAAGATCTTAGAAGAAGTTGCAATCATTCCGTCGAAACGGCTCCGGAACAAGATCGCTGGATTCTCAACGCATCTGATGAAGCGGATCCAGAAAGGTCCGGTGAGAGGGATCTCGTTGAAGCTGCAggaggaggagagagagaggcgCATGGACTTTGTTCCGGATGAATCCGCAATTAAAGTGGATAGGATTGAGGTTGATAAGGAGACGATTGAGTTGTTGGCTTCGCTTGGGATGAGTGAGATGCCGGGGATTGTGCTCAAGGAGGATACGCCGGTGGTTTCCGGTGGGATTCCTGGTGGTTATGGTGGTGCACGTGGTGGAAGGAGGTACTGA
- the LOC110904416 gene encoding histone H2A, with protein sequence MEAGGKLKKGAAGRKAGGPKKKPVTRSVKAGLQFPVGRIGRYLKVGRYAKRVGTGAPVYLAAVLEYLAAEVLELAGNAARDNKKNRINPRHVLLAVRNDDELGKLLAGVTIAHGGVLPNINPVLLPKKSHDKAAKEPKSPAKPTKSPKKA encoded by the exons ATGGAGGCCGGTGGAAAGTTGAAGAAAGGTGCTGCCGGAAGGAAAGCAGGCGGTCCGAAGAAGAAACCGGTCACACGGTCCGTTAAAGCCGGTTTGCAGTTTCCTGTTGGTAGGATCGGCCGGTACCTCAAGGTTGGACGCTACGCGAAACGAGTCGGTACTGGTGCTCCGGTTTATCTCGCTGCTGTGCTTGAATACCTTGCTGCTGAG GTTTTGGAATTGGCTGGAAATGCTGCAAGAGACAACAAGAAGAACAGAATCAACCCTAGGCACGTGTTGTTGGCTGTGAGAAATGATGATGAGCTTGGAAAGCTTCTTGCGGGTGTGACAATCGCTCATGGGGGTGTTCTTCCAAACATCAATCCGGTTCTTTTGCCAAAGAAGTCTCATGACAAAGCTGCAAAGGAACCCAAATCTCCGGCTAAACCAACCAAATCTCCGAAGAAAGCTTAG
- the LOC110907610 gene encoding uncharacterized protein LOC110907610 gives MDPYNPNNPNSSSHPFSSSGYTPVMDNAFAGYQQMSNAFNQYPFNPMQMQPNMSFNPYQMQQPNMSFNPYQMQQPNMPQAPQTQIEEQDDEIEVVPETQPEPSKKKNKKGKGKKEDAPGKQMQQWTKIEEEALAKAFINSGTSPIVGNNQLSDSFWQEALDTFHGLMEQGEYRTIDSISSKWRKMNTLINRFCGFYNTTRANKPSGWNHKNVFNEAVRLYENENKASFPHVRAWLVVKDHPKWKGCQNEVAQAKRAAKRSKTSESGSYSVGGSTGRCQININDEPDYEEEPIEDGERPPGRDKSKKIAAEKRKQAASGSGGGSRLEGVMAELKSFKEIFNDRQTEKVNIKKKLAEEKLKKQQEAQELEEWKIMTTDLSSYPPEDRPILQMMKDKIRKKWSGGV, from the exons ATGGATCCCTACAAcccaaataatcccaactcaagTTCACACCCATTTTCGTCATCCGGCTACACACCCGTAATGGACAACGCTTTTGCGGGTTACCAACAAATGTCAAACGCTTTCAACCAATACCCGTTCAACCCAATGCAAATGCAACCCAACATGTCGTTCAACCCATATCAAATGCAACAACCCAACATGTCGTTCAACCCATATCAAATGCAACAACCCAACATGCCACAAGCACCTCAAACACAAATCGaggaacaagatgatgagatagaGGTTGTGCCAGAAACACAACCTGAACcttcaaaaaagaaaaataaaaagggaaAGGGTAAAAAGGAAGACGCACCGGGCAAACAAATGCAACAATGGACAAAAATTGAGGAAGAGGCGTTGGCGAAAGCATTTATTAACTCTGGAACGTCTCCTATAGTCG GTAACAATCAACTAAGCGATTCGTTTTGGCAAGAAGCCCTTGATACATTCCACGGGCTTATGGAACAAGGCGAGTACAGAACCATTGATTCTATCAGCTCGAAGTGGCGCAAGATGAATACGTTGATCAACCGCTTTTGTGGGTTTTATAACACAACGCGCGCCAACAAACCGAGTGGGTGGAACCACAAAAATGTTTTCAATGAAGCGGTGCGTTTATACGAAAATGAGAACAAAGCTTCTTTCCCACATGTCCGTGCTTGGCTAGTTGTAAAGGATCACCCAAAATGGAAGGGATGTCAAAATGAGGTTGCACAAGCGAAACGAGCAGCGAAACGGTCTAAAACTTCCGAGTCAGGAAGTTATAGCGTTGGAGGATCAACCGGTCGTTGCCAAATAAATATCAACGACGAGCCCGACTATGAGGAGGAGCCGATTGAAGATGGAGAACGTCCCCCAGGAAGGGACAAAAGTAAAAAAATAGCGGCTGAAAAAAGGAAACAAGCCGCATCAGGAAGTGGTGGTGGTTCGAGGTTGGAAGGTGTTATGGCGGAGTTAAAATCATTCAAGGAAATCTTTAACGACAGGCAAACCGAGAAggtaaatattaaaaaaaaactagccGAGGAGAAGCTAAAAAAGCAACAAGAAGCGCAGGAGTTAGAGGAATGGAAAATAATGACCACCGACCTTAGCTCCTATCCACCGGAAGACCGTCCTATTTTACAAATGATGAAGGACAAAATTAGGAAAAAATGGAGTGGGGGAGTGTAG